From a region of the Paenibacillus lutimineralis genome:
- a CDS encoding DUF308 domain-containing protein: MHNQSQWTELGVSRKDKIIIWTLFPILGAVAGWFIPVLAKWVVALPWFPFQGLFKLISSMHGAWGSTVMTVLGFVGGGVLAMIAVKESLQIRLSDREVRLKIHDEERVFERQEVSAIFLDHKQLVLLDMNGRELLREEADGKPKALAEAFIRAGYDWRERDPFAHEYARWVADTPGLSPGANALFLAREKAIGRDDKEDAEDLRQELSKLGVTVRDEKKRQYWRMHGRRP; encoded by the coding sequence TTGCATAATCAATCGCAATGGACGGAGCTAGGGGTCTCCAGGAAGGACAAAATAATAATTTGGACATTGTTTCCGATTCTCGGGGCAGTGGCTGGCTGGTTTATTCCAGTGCTGGCCAAATGGGTAGTAGCATTACCGTGGTTTCCTTTTCAGGGGCTGTTCAAGTTGATCTCTTCTATGCACGGGGCATGGGGATCGACCGTGATGACGGTGCTTGGCTTTGTTGGCGGAGGGGTTCTTGCCATGATTGCTGTTAAGGAAAGTTTGCAGATTCGTCTCTCTGATCGGGAAGTCCGGTTGAAGATTCACGATGAGGAGCGAGTCTTCGAGAGGCAGGAGGTGTCCGCAATCTTTCTGGATCATAAGCAGTTGGTCCTCTTAGATATGAATGGTCGCGAACTTCTCCGGGAAGAAGCGGATGGGAAGCCAAAAGCTTTAGCTGAGGCGTTCATCCGGGCTGGATATGACTGGCGGGAGCGAGACCCATTTGCTCATGAATATGCGCGATGGGTAGCCGATACTCCAGGGCTGTCCCCAGGTGCAAACGCATTATTCCTAGCAAGGGAGAAAGCTATCGGTAGAGATGATAAAGAGGATGCAGAGGATTTGCGCCAGGAGCTTTCCAAGTTGGGTGTTACGGTTCGTGACGAAAAAAAGCGGCAGTATTGGCGCATGCATGGACGAAGACCCTGA
- a CDS encoding PdaC/SigV domain-containing protein, which yields MTTRISKVIAAALAVVLIAVITISGLEGSVAALAAASNNITGKTGGSATKLQGATVRNSDQEPAYVQITLKGKPLKLQGIQGQQDVLVPLELIERGLKVKVKYDKGSNRYFLRRDHVVVQLTPKEDGAWAVVNGSTQVLPYEWNELNGQPYVSVKVLTDHLGFTSTYDASKKTLDLVPHKLNNIRVTTRVVDKSIPEATIKVEYPQVSELKNKSAERKINGILQSKTDEFIKQSLQETKSGPPVSGHTYQFLGNYTVTFNRDGLLSILLQYYSYTEGAHGNPTREGLTFRLSDGELLTLDEVLKDNPDYRKIVDPAITKQLEATEGYFGGFKTIGENPSYYLKNDGVVIFLPLYEYLPYVNGFPEFYFPFSELGVKPSKIAR from the coding sequence ATGACAACTAGGATCTCAAAGGTGATCGCTGCTGCTCTGGCTGTTGTGTTAATAGCTGTAATTACTATAAGCGGTCTGGAAGGCTCTGTAGCCGCATTGGCTGCTGCATCGAACAACATAACAGGTAAAACAGGCGGATCAGCGACCAAGCTGCAGGGGGCAACTGTGCGGAACTCTGACCAGGAGCCTGCTTATGTGCAGATTACCTTAAAGGGCAAGCCGCTCAAGCTGCAGGGCATACAAGGGCAACAGGATGTGCTTGTTCCGCTGGAGCTCATCGAGAGAGGATTAAAGGTAAAGGTCAAATACGATAAAGGCAGCAATCGCTACTTCTTGAGACGGGATCATGTTGTAGTCCAACTTACCCCAAAAGAGGATGGAGCCTGGGCGGTTGTAAACGGGAGTACACAAGTGCTTCCGTATGAATGGAATGAGCTGAATGGGCAGCCTTATGTATCGGTCAAGGTGCTGACGGATCATCTGGGATTTACCTCGACCTATGATGCGTCCAAGAAGACGTTGGACCTCGTTCCACATAAGCTGAACAACATCAGAGTGACTACCCGTGTGGTCGATAAATCGATCCCGGAGGCCACGATCAAAGTGGAGTACCCTCAGGTCAGTGAATTAAAGAATAAGAGCGCAGAGCGGAAAATTAACGGTATTCTGCAGAGCAAGACGGATGAATTTATCAAGCAATCGCTGCAAGAGACGAAGTCAGGTCCTCCAGTAAGTGGACACACTTATCAATTCTTAGGCAACTATACGGTAACCTTCAATCGCGATGGGCTGTTAAGCATCCTGCTGCAATACTATTCGTACACAGAAGGAGCTCATGGCAACCCTACTCGTGAAGGCTTGACCTTCCGGCTAAGTGATGGGGAGCTGTTAACGCTCGATGAGGTGCTGAAGGATAATCCGGATTATCGTAAAATTGTCGATCCGGCGATTACCAAGCAATTGGAGGCGACCGAGGGGTACTTTGGCGGTTTCAAGACGATTGGCGAGAATCCGAGCTATTATCTGAAGAACGATGGTGTCGTAATCTTCTTGCCGTTGTACGAATATTTGCCATATGTGAACGGATTCCCTGAGTTCTATTTCCCTTTCTCAGAGCTTGGAGTGAAACCGTCGAAAATCGCTAGGTAG
- the clpP gene encoding ATP-dependent Clp endopeptidase proteolytic subunit ClpP, protein MSYIPMVVEQSNRGERAYDIYSRLLKDRIIFLGTQVNDVVANSIIAQMLFLDAEDPGKDIHLYINSPGGSITAGMAIYDTMQFIKSDVSTICVGLAASMGAFLLNAGAPGKRFALPNSEIMIHQPLGGAEGQATDIEIRARRILKMRDNLNRILSERTGKPLEQIERDTDRDNFMSAVEAMEYGLVDKVIDKANA, encoded by the coding sequence GTGAGTTATATTCCAATGGTTGTTGAACAGAGTAACCGTGGCGAACGTGCTTACGACATTTATTCCAGATTGCTGAAAGACCGCATCATTTTCCTCGGTACACAGGTCAATGACGTCGTAGCGAATTCTATTATTGCACAGATGCTATTCCTGGATGCCGAAGATCCCGGCAAAGACATTCACTTGTACATCAACAGCCCTGGCGGTTCGATTACTGCCGGTATGGCCATTTACGATACGATGCAATTCATCAAATCCGATGTATCTACAATCTGCGTTGGATTAGCTGCTTCCATGGGCGCTTTCCTGCTGAATGCAGGCGCACCAGGCAAGCGATTCGCTCTGCCGAACAGTGAGATTATGATCCACCAGCCGCTCGGTGGTGCAGAAGGTCAAGCGACGGATATTGAGATCCGCGCCCGCCGCATTCTCAAAATGCGCGACAATCTGAATCGAATTCTTTCCGAACGTACTGGCAAGCCGCTGGAGCAAATCGAGCGTGATACTGACCGTGACAATTTCATGAGTGCTGTAGAAGCTATGGAATACGGACTGGTCGACAAGGTTATCGATAAAGCTAACGCTTAA
- a CDS encoding RHS repeat-associated core domain-containing protein encodes MNFGYRGYVNEGNGLYFAQARYYNPEIGWFVSEDTYKGDVWSLQSLNWYVYVENNPVRYVDPSGYFPNPYIGTSKT; translated from the coding sequence ATGAACTTCGGATATAGAGGCTATGTGAACGAAGGTAATGGTCTCTACTTCGCTCAAGCTCGTTATTACAACCCGGAGATCGGGTGGTTTGTGAGTGAGGATACGTATAAGGGGGATGTTTGGAGTCTGCAGAGTTTGAATTGGTATGTGTATGTGGAGAATAATCCTGTGAGGTATGTGGATCCTAGCGGGTATTTTCCTAATCCTTATATTGGAACTAGCAAAACATAA
- a CDS encoding LacI family DNA-binding transcriptional regulator, with the protein MAKVTIKDVAREAGVSISTVSNALNDVDVLTPETKSHVLKVAKRMNYVPNLNGKLLKSGKTKMLGFFTTSVSGPYFYILVESMARECERLGYGLNVFVTKDKQVIMSNILGRRVDGVVIYEELKIDENDIAAMEKDKIKAVFLDRVIENETMGSVIFDSYVAGYEAAKYLISLGHKKIAYISGVDTMYDSVQRREGYLAALRDHQLETDEDYILQGYFEEEGSYNAVKSFLRSHHDKVPDAYLAGNDLSAIGCIRALKSEGYRVPEDVSVMGFDDIEIAQYFSPPLTTVRNQIARQGMLAIDHLVRLIQKKEQGKLQKLSSEIVVRGSCQVKIKRDDLI; encoded by the coding sequence ATGGCGAAAGTTACAATTAAAGATGTTGCTAGAGAGGCTGGGGTATCCATTTCCACAGTTTCCAATGCATTGAACGATGTGGATGTGCTGACTCCGGAGACGAAATCGCATGTACTCAAGGTAGCGAAGCGCATGAACTATGTGCCGAACTTAAATGGGAAGCTGCTGAAGTCAGGGAAGACGAAGATGCTAGGCTTCTTTACAACCAGCGTGTCGGGGCCGTATTTTTACATTTTGGTTGAGTCGATGGCCCGTGAATGTGAGCGTCTCGGTTATGGCTTGAACGTATTCGTTACCAAGGATAAGCAGGTCATTATGAGCAATATTCTTGGCCGGCGTGTCGATGGGGTAGTTATATACGAAGAGCTCAAAATTGATGAGAATGACATCGCTGCTATGGAGAAAGACAAGATTAAGGCGGTATTTCTGGATCGGGTCATTGAGAACGAGACGATGGGAAGCGTGATATTCGATTCCTATGTGGCTGGTTATGAGGCTGCTAAATATTTGATCAGTCTAGGACATAAGAAAATCGCTTATATATCAGGCGTTGATACGATGTATGACAGCGTACAGCGGCGAGAGGGTTATTTGGCTGCACTTCGGGACCATCAGCTGGAGACGGATGAAGATTACATTTTGCAGGGCTATTTCGAGGAAGAAGGCTCTTATAATGCGGTGAAATCATTCCTCCGTTCGCATCATGACAAAGTACCGGACGCATACCTAGCTGGGAACGACCTGAGCGCAATTGGATGTATCCGCGCCTTAAAGTCAGAGGGTTACAGAGTTCCGGAGGATGTAAGTGTCATGGGCTTTGACGATATTGAAATTGCTCAATATTTCTCGCCGCCGCTAACGACGGTAAGGAACCAGATTGCAAGGCAGGGGATGCTTGCCATCGATCACCTAGTACGATTGATTCAGAAGAAGGAGCAGGGCAAACTGCAGAAGCTATCTAGCGAGATTGTAGTGCGCGGTTCTTGTCAGGTAAAGATAAAGCGGGATGATCTTATATAG
- a CDS encoding ABC transporter permease, with the protein MEKLAGVPAKKPMGQRIKQFCVDFKNQWEIQSMIIPGVIFMIIFCYIPIYGLTIAFKNYTVIDTLDSAPWVGLENFRIILSDRYFWDSVINTLGISFLKLLIGFIIPIILAIMIYELGMGRFKKMVQTISYLPHFLSWIVLGGMLITWLSTSGLFNQILIGLGVITNPQNILLDPGKYWWIATLSDIWKEAGWGTILYLAIMAKIDPTYYEAAKIDGASRMRQIWNITLPNMKMIISLNLILTVSGLLGSNLDQTLVLMNSQNRVRAEVINSYVYRMGMTQGDFSYATAVGLGVSIVSVILLVTANKVTSKLNDNQSVL; encoded by the coding sequence ATGGAGAAATTAGCCGGAGTACCTGCTAAGAAGCCTATGGGACAAAGGATTAAGCAATTTTGTGTAGACTTCAAGAATCAATGGGAAATTCAATCGATGATTATCCCGGGCGTTATTTTTATGATTATTTTTTGTTACATACCTATTTACGGTCTAACGATCGCTTTCAAGAACTACACCGTCATCGATACACTGGATTCCGCGCCTTGGGTAGGCCTTGAGAATTTCAGAATCATTCTGTCGGATAGATATTTCTGGGATTCCGTGATCAATACGCTAGGCATCAGCTTCCTGAAGCTATTGATCGGCTTCATTATCCCCATCATATTGGCAATTATGATCTATGAACTGGGCATGGGGCGGTTCAAGAAGATGGTACAGACGATCTCGTATCTTCCGCACTTCCTGTCCTGGATCGTACTCGGCGGGATGTTGATTACCTGGCTCTCCACGTCGGGATTGTTCAACCAGATCTTAATCGGGCTTGGGGTGATCACTAACCCGCAAAATATTTTGCTCGATCCAGGTAAGTACTGGTGGATTGCTACATTGTCGGATATCTGGAAGGAAGCAGGCTGGGGTACGATTCTGTATTTGGCGATTATGGCTAAGATCGATCCGACCTATTATGAGGCAGCGAAAATCGATGGTGCGAGCCGTATGAGACAGATCTGGAACATTACACTGCCGAACATGAAGATGATTATAAGCTTGAACTTGATCCTGACTGTAAGCGGTTTATTGGGATCGAACCTCGATCAGACCCTCGTTCTGATGAACTCGCAGAACCGTGTCAGAGCAGAAGTTATCAATTCCTATGTGTATCGTATGGGGATGACGCAAGGCGACTTCTCATATGCAACTGCGGTTGGTTTAGGCGTCTCTATCGTCTCAGTCATTCTGCTTGTTACCGCAAACAAGGTGACAAGTAAATTAAACGACAACCAATCGGTTTTATAG
- a CDS encoding carbohydrate ABC transporter permease → MNRNTLKKDIDSRIFDTVNVTLLLIFSIIIIVPLWNVIVSSFSSGRSLAEGGFIFWPKEFSLENYEAVFRDSSIWQSFFISVAKTVVGVVTHVFFCAMIGYGLSKQKVRGRKLYVTMGVITMFFSGGMIPTYLLIKSLGLLNSFWVYIIPALFSYYDVIILMNFFRNVPDSLEESAKIDGAGDWRVFLKIFIPLSMPAIATIALFNGVGQWNDFMTTKLYVTDKSLYPLQMKLYEIIVQSQTQSMQNIGGSAVIETTTKGVQLATIVITTLPIVVMYPILQKYFISGMMLGAVKE, encoded by the coding sequence GTGAATCGAAATACGCTTAAAAAAGACATCGATAGTCGAATATTTGACACTGTGAATGTAACGCTGCTCCTGATCTTTAGCATTATTATCATCGTTCCGCTATGGAATGTTATTGTATCTTCCTTCAGTTCAGGAAGGTCGCTCGCTGAGGGTGGATTCATCTTCTGGCCGAAGGAATTCTCGCTTGAGAACTATGAAGCCGTATTCAGGGATTCAAGCATCTGGCAATCCTTCTTCATATCTGTTGCCAAGACAGTTGTTGGGGTTGTCACCCACGTCTTCTTCTGTGCAATGATCGGTTACGGTCTTAGCAAACAGAAGGTTCGCGGCCGCAAGCTGTATGTGACGATGGGTGTCATTACGATGTTCTTCTCCGGCGGGATGATTCCAACATACCTGTTGATCAAATCGCTCGGCTTGCTGAACAGCTTCTGGGTATATATCATACCGGCATTATTCAGTTATTACGACGTAATTATCCTGATGAACTTCTTCCGCAACGTGCCAGATTCGTTAGAAGAATCGGCCAAGATCGACGGGGCAGGGGACTGGCGTGTATTCCTGAAAATATTCATCCCTCTGTCCATGCCAGCGATTGCGACGATTGCGCTGTTCAACGGGGTTGGTCAATGGAACGACTTCATGACAACGAAGCTGTATGTGACAGATAAGAGTCTTTATCCGCTGCAGATGAAGCTGTATGAAATTATCGTTCAGTCACAAACCCAGTCGATGCAGAATATCGGGGGTTCGGCGGTAATTGAGACGACGACCAAAGGGGTCCAACTAGCAACGATTGTCATTACGACATTGCCGATCGTTGTGATGTATCCAATATTACAGAAGTACTTCATCTCAGGCATGATGCTAGGGGCGGTCAAAGAGTAA
- a CDS encoding sugar ABC transporter substrate-binding protein: MKESKKSIRRTGIKLGIALMAVALIVSGCGGSKGGSKKGELASIEDRYTPSADTPAWQLDKKEEPTELTWYVNADWWNTEFGKDVVTKKIQEDLNVKIKFITGDDTKLNTFFAGGEMPDLITTFGANSPVVQKADTWAYSLNDLAEKYDPYFNKVAAQDTLNWFKLKDGKTYGYPDYSNTQVDYDSGQIPAKTAFVIRKDVYEALGKPSMGTPEEFQSVLKDIKAKFPSLVSFGFNSIGEGTGSLGDVLQDFIGVPLEDSNGGFYNRNLDEDYQTWLKTLNAVYREGSISDDSFADDGPAFEEKVKSGKYATMLLDGTPQQGGNLQIFLSANQGKEYIAIDGPQSTVGNQPTLNQSGITGWMVNFITKDCKDPAKAIQIFTYLLSDEGQMLVNYGIEGETYKSIGDGKYELLPEVKDLQLNNPDKFKKEYRMGEFIFFGHDRYKALSTDSFPESIKQMQEWGKGKLVPHFILENIDPDQGSLEARSLSAINTKWNTTMVSMIRSKDDNEFNNNLASYKSFLDENNWDKVLKVRTEKMQQNKEKLGMK; encoded by the coding sequence ATGAAAGAGAGCAAGAAGAGCATTAGAAGAACGGGGATTAAGCTTGGTATTGCCTTGATGGCTGTAGCTTTAATTGTTAGCGGTTGCGGCGGCTCCAAGGGCGGCAGCAAGAAAGGCGAATTGGCTTCCATTGAAGACCGTTACACGCCAAGCGCGGATACGCCGGCATGGCAGTTGGATAAGAAAGAAGAGCCGACCGAGTTGACTTGGTATGTGAACGCAGACTGGTGGAACACGGAATTTGGTAAAGATGTCGTAACGAAGAAGATCCAGGAGGATCTGAACGTGAAAATCAAGTTCATTACTGGTGATGACACCAAGTTGAACACCTTCTTCGCCGGTGGTGAAATGCCGGATCTGATCACGACATTTGGTGCCAACTCTCCTGTCGTACAGAAGGCTGACACATGGGCATACTCCTTAAATGATCTGGCTGAGAAGTATGATCCCTATTTCAATAAAGTAGCGGCGCAGGATACGCTGAACTGGTTCAAGCTGAAGGACGGCAAGACCTATGGATATCCGGACTATTCTAATACGCAGGTTGACTATGATAGCGGGCAGATCCCGGCTAAGACAGCGTTCGTAATCCGTAAGGACGTATATGAAGCGCTGGGTAAACCAAGCATGGGAACACCAGAGGAATTTCAAAGTGTACTGAAGGATATTAAAGCGAAGTTCCCGAGCTTGGTTTCATTTGGCTTCAACTCCATCGGGGAAGGCACTGGATCTCTGGGTGACGTATTGCAGGACTTCATTGGCGTACCGCTCGAAGATAGCAATGGTGGCTTCTACAACCGTAACTTGGACGAAGACTATCAGACATGGTTGAAGACCCTGAACGCGGTTTATAGAGAGGGTAGCATTAGTGATGATAGCTTCGCTGATGACGGCCCAGCGTTCGAAGAGAAGGTTAAATCCGGTAAATATGCAACGATGCTTCTTGACGGAACACCGCAGCAAGGCGGCAACCTGCAGATCTTCCTGAGTGCTAATCAGGGCAAAGAATATATTGCGATTGATGGACCACAAAGTACAGTTGGCAACCAGCCAACATTGAACCAGTCTGGTATTACTGGCTGGATGGTTAACTTCATTACGAAGGATTGTAAGGACCCTGCCAAGGCGATTCAAATTTTCACCTACCTACTTAGTGACGAAGGCCAAATGCTGGTGAACTACGGAATCGAAGGTGAGACTTATAAATCGATCGGCGACGGCAAATATGAGTTGTTGCCTGAAGTGAAGGATCTGCAATTGAACAACCCGGACAAATTCAAGAAGGAATATCGCATGGGCGAGTTCATTTTCTTCGGTCATGACCGTTATAAAGCACTCAGCACAGACTCCTTCCCTGAATCGATTAAGCAGATGCAAGAGTGGGGCAAGGGTAAGCTAGTACCGCACTTCATATTGGAAAATATCGATCCGGATCAAGGCAGCCTTGAAGCACGTTCGCTTAGCGCCATCAACACGAAGTGGAATACAACGATGGTTAGCATGATTCGCTCGAAGGATGACAATGAATTCAACAACAATCTAGCATCCTATAAGTCCTTCCTGGATGAGAACAACTGGGATAAGGTCTTGAAGGTCCGTACGGAGAAAATGCAACAAAATAAAGAAAAATTGGGTATGAAATAA
- a CDS encoding glycoside hydrolase family 30 protein, translated as MLKLSIYQSNGENELFVSRTPEQLKAISTERPVSTVAIDEQKTYQVMDGFGASFTDSAAYLIHQVLDEEQRGELMSRLFDSDQGIGLSVLRNPMGASDYAREIYSYNDLPENETDLELERFSISHDEEDIIPLLQEAVRLNPEIKLMASPWSAPGWMKTSGHMIGGELKKEYYPVYAEYFVRYIKSYASHGLPTYAVTPQNEALFVPGHYPGMLMLPEAQSDFIKNHLKPGLVRNQIDTKILCYDHNWERPDYPLTVLEQAHDEVDGVAWHWYGGIPSAQSDVHQAYPTKEVHFTEGSGGEWIPAFEPAFSNVMRTGIEILRNHSKSFVLWNMALDEHNGPTVPGFGQSTCRGIVLVNQQTHELTYTLDYYALAHFSKFVRPKAVRIASSSYDSIRSVAFKNTDGSIAVILFNDSEQEGNVELKLQEESVLSFQIEAKSAMTVFIQK; from the coding sequence ATGCTGAAGCTAAGCATCTATCAGTCGAATGGTGAGAATGAACTGTTCGTCAGCAGAACCCCAGAGCAACTAAAGGCGATCTCGACAGAGCGCCCAGTAAGTACAGTAGCGATTGATGAGCAGAAGACCTATCAGGTCATGGACGGATTTGGGGCTTCTTTTACCGATTCAGCGGCTTATTTGATTCATCAAGTATTGGATGAGGAGCAAAGGGGCGAATTGATGAGTAGGCTGTTCGATTCCGACCAAGGTATTGGACTATCGGTTCTACGCAACCCGATGGGCGCGTCCGACTATGCTCGTGAGATATACAGCTATAATGATCTTCCGGAGAACGAGACAGATCTGGAACTGGAGCGATTCTCTATTTCCCATGACGAAGAGGATATCATTCCTCTGCTGCAAGAAGCTGTGAGGCTCAACCCTGAGATTAAGCTGATGGCTTCGCCATGGAGCGCTCCGGGCTGGATGAAGACAAGCGGCCATATGATCGGCGGGGAGCTTAAGAAGGAGTACTATCCAGTCTACGCCGAATATTTCGTGCGTTATATTAAGTCCTATGCTTCGCATGGTCTGCCGACTTATGCAGTAACGCCGCAAAATGAAGCCTTGTTCGTGCCTGGTCACTATCCTGGCATGCTGATGTTACCTGAGGCGCAGAGTGACTTTATTAAGAACCATCTGAAGCCTGGATTGGTCAGAAATCAGATCGATACGAAAATATTGTGCTACGACCATAACTGGGAACGCCCGGATTATCCCCTGACTGTACTAGAGCAAGCGCATGATGAAGTGGATGGCGTTGCCTGGCATTGGTATGGTGGCATTCCATCAGCACAGAGCGACGTTCATCAGGCTTACCCGACGAAGGAAGTTCATTTCACTGAAGGCTCTGGCGGCGAGTGGATTCCGGCCTTCGAACCCGCGTTCTCCAATGTGATGAGGACAGGTATTGAGATTCTGCGGAATCATAGTAAATCATTCGTGCTATGGAATATGGCTCTGGACGAGCATAATGGACCTACGGTTCCTGGCTTTGGACAGAGTACCTGCCGTGGGATCGTGCTGGTGAATCAGCAGACTCATGAACTGACCTACACGTTGGACTACTATGCATTGGCTCATTTCAGCAAGTTCGTTCGCCCTAAGGCGGTACGTATCGCTTCCAGCAGCTATGACAGCATTCGGTCGGTTGCATTTAAGAATACCGATGGATCCATTGCGGTTATTCTATTTAATGATAGTGAGCAGGAAGGCAACGTTGAGTTGAAACTGCAGGAAGAATCTGTATTAAGCTTCCAGATAGAAGCCAAAAGTGCGATGACGGTTTTCATCCAAAAATAA
- a CDS encoding sugar-binding transcriptional regulator has translation MREILEMQRQLLPDLMEILKKRYTILHQIMLSDVIGRRTLAVSLNMTERVLRAETDLLKAQGLIEIENIGMRISDSGRKLLEDLEPVVKEIFGLANLEEIIRNNYGLRKVVVVAGDSEASPLVKRELGKAGAKALLHAMQGDDVVAVTGGTTLAEVAEQLTPPANISLKQSWFVPARGGLGESLEIQANTIASGMAKRVGAGYRLLHVPDLLGKDAYDSLVHDPNIHDIVDMIRQARIIVHGIGDAMQMARRRKLEQPVIEELQRDGALAESFGYYFNKDGVVVHKMLTLGLRLEDIMKADTVVGIAGGKDKAKAIHAVLKFGHEDILVVDEVAAVEIVREIERQGTIESE, from the coding sequence ATGCGTGAAATTTTAGAAATGCAAAGGCAGCTTCTTCCTGATCTCATGGAAATTCTCAAGAAAAGGTATACCATTCTTCACCAGATCATGTTGTCGGATGTGATCGGCCGCAGAACGCTAGCGGTCTCACTGAACATGACAGAGCGTGTGTTGCGGGCCGAGACGGATCTCCTGAAGGCTCAGGGCCTGATAGAAATCGAGAATATAGGCATGAGAATCAGTGATTCGGGCAGAAAACTACTGGAGGACTTAGAGCCAGTAGTGAAGGAAATCTTCGGTCTGGCCAATCTGGAGGAGATAATCCGCAACAATTACGGACTTCGTAAGGTTGTGGTGGTTGCCGGTGATAGCGAGGCTTCCCCGCTCGTTAAGCGCGAACTAGGGAAGGCTGGTGCCAAGGCTTTGCTCCATGCGATGCAAGGTGATGATGTTGTCGCTGTAACAGGCGGGACAACACTGGCAGAAGTTGCGGAGCAGCTTACTCCGCCAGCGAATATATCACTGAAGCAGAGCTGGTTCGTTCCAGCACGGGGCGGGCTTGGTGAAAGTCTGGAGATTCAAGCGAACACGATCGCCTCTGGCATGGCTAAGAGGGTCGGAGCTGGATACAGACTGCTGCATGTACCTGATCTTCTGGGAAAAGACGCATATGATTCATTGGTACATGATCCGAACATCCATGATATCGTGGATATGATCCGCCAGGCGCGGATTATCGTACACGGCATCGGGGATGCTATGCAGATGGCTCGGCGCCGCAAATTGGAGCAGCCGGTCATTGAAGAGCTGCAGAGAGATGGAGCCCTTGCTGAATCTTTTGGCTACTATTTCAATAAAGATGGCGTCGTCGTTCATAAGATGTTGACCCTCGGACTTCGTCTGGAGGACATCATGAAGGCCGATACGGTCGTGGGCATTGCCGGAGGCAAGGATAAGGCGAAGGCTATTCACGCCGTACTTAAGTTCGGGCACGAGGATATTCTCGTTGTGGACGAAGTAGCGGCAGTTGAGATTGTGAGAGAGATTGAGCGGCAGGGGACAATCGAAAGCGAATAA
- the gap gene encoding type I glyceraldehyde-3-phosphate dehydrogenase codes for MSVKVGINGFGRIGRLAFRRIQNVEGIEVVAINDLTDAKMLAHLLKYDTTQGKFDGEVEVHDGFFKVNGKEVKVLANRNPEELPWGELGVDIVLECTGFFTTKEKAELHLKGGAKKVVISAPATGDMKTVVYNVNHEILDGSETVISGASCTTNCLAPMAKVLQDKFGIVEGLMTTIHAYTGDQNTLDAPHAKGDFRRARAAAENIIPNTTGAAKAIGLVIPELQGKLDGAAQRVPVATGSLTELVTVLEKNVTVDEINAAMKAASDPETYGYTEDEIVSSDIKGMTFGSLFDATQTKVLTVGDKQLVKTVAWYDNEMSYTAQLVRSLEYFAKKVK; via the coding sequence ATGAGTGTAAAAGTAGGTATTAATGGATTTGGACGTATTGGACGTTTGGCTTTCCGTCGTATTCAAAATGTTGAAGGCATCGAAGTAGTAGCAATCAATGACCTGACAGACGCTAAAATGTTGGCTCATTTGTTGAAATATGATACTACGCAAGGCAAATTTGACGGCGAAGTTGAAGTTCATGACGGCTTCTTCAAAGTTAATGGTAAAGAAGTTAAGGTTCTTGCTAACCGCAACCCTGAAGAATTGCCTTGGGGCGAGCTTGGCGTAGACATCGTTCTTGAGTGCACAGGCTTCTTCACAACGAAAGAAAAAGCTGAACTTCACCTTAAAGGCGGCGCTAAAAAAGTCGTTATCTCCGCTCCAGCTACTGGCGACATGAAGACTGTTGTATACAACGTTAACCATGAAATCCTTGATGGCTCCGAAACTGTTATCTCCGGTGCTTCTTGCACAACGAACTGCTTGGCTCCTATGGCTAAAGTACTTCAAGACAAATTCGGCATCGTAGAAGGCTTGATGACTACGATCCACGCATATACTGGCGACCAAAACACTTTGGATGCTCCTCATGCGAAAGGCGACTTCCGTCGTGCTCGCGCAGCTGCTGAGAACATCATCCCTAACACAACTGGTGCTGCAAAAGCAATCGGTCTGGTTATCCCAGAATTGCAAGGTAAATTGGATGGCGCGGCTCAACGCGTTCCAGTTGCAACTGGTTCCTTGACTGAGTTGGTTACCGTTCTTGAGAAGAACGTAACTGTTGACGAGATCAACGCTGCAATGAAGGCAGCTAGTGACCCAGAAACTTATGGATATACTGAAGATGAAATCGTATCTTCCGACATCAAGGGTATGACTTTCGGTTCCCTGTTCGATGCTACGCAAACTAAAGTATTGACTGTTGGCGACAAACAACTTGTTAAAACTGTAGCTTGGTACGACAACGAAATGTCCTACACTGCTCAATTGGTTCGTTCCCTGGAATACTTCGCAAAGAAAGTAAAGTAA